One window of the Pseudomonas knackmussii B13 genome contains the following:
- a CDS encoding DeoR/GlpR family DNA-binding transcription regulator, producing the protein MSKRNTPQRRHDILALLSQQGEVSVDDLARRFATSEVTIRKDLAALESNGLLLRRYGGAVPMPHELLGESSPPLSPYKQAIAREAAARIREHARIIIDSGSTTAALIPELGHKPGLVVMTNSLNVANALRELEREPVLLMTGGTWDPHSESFQGQVAEQVLRSYDFDQLFIGAAGLDPERGTTTFNELLGLSRVMAEVAREVIVMAEADKLGRRMPNLELPWSSIQTLITDERLSDEACARIEARGVTVVRARCTD; encoded by the coding sequence ATGTCGAAACGCAACACGCCCCAGCGCCGCCACGACATCCTTGCCCTGCTCAGCCAGCAGGGCGAGGTAAGTGTGGATGACCTCGCGCGGCGCTTCGCCACCTCCGAAGTCACCATCCGCAAGGACCTGGCGGCGTTGGAGAGCAACGGCCTGCTGCTGCGCCGTTATGGCGGCGCGGTACCGATGCCCCATGAGCTGCTCGGCGAGTCCAGCCCGCCGCTGTCGCCCTACAAGCAGGCCATCGCCCGCGAGGCGGCGGCGCGCATTCGCGAACACGCACGGATCATCATCGACAGCGGCAGCACCACCGCAGCGCTGATCCCCGAACTGGGCCACAAGCCAGGCCTGGTGGTGATGACCAACTCGCTGAACGTCGCCAACGCCCTGCGCGAACTGGAGCGCGAGCCGGTGCTGCTGATGACCGGCGGCACCTGGGACCCGCATTCGGAGTCCTTCCAGGGCCAGGTGGCGGAGCAGGTGCTGCGTTCCTACGATTTCGATCAGCTGTTCATCGGCGCCGCGGGCCTCGACCCCGAGCGCGGCACCACCACTTTCAATGAACTGCTCGGGCTGAGCCGGGTCATGGCGGAGGTCGCCCGCGAGGTGATCGTCATGGCCGAGGCGGACAAGCTCGGGCGGCGCATGCCCAACCTGGAGCTGCCGTGGAGCAGCATCCAGACCCTGATCACCGACGAACGCCTCAGCGACGAGGCGTGCGCCCGGATAGAAGCACGCGGCGTCACTGTCGTACGCGCGCGTTGCACGGACTAA
- a CDS encoding NAD-dependent epimerase, protein MKFLVTGAAGFIGYHTADRLCREGHDVVGLDNLNDYYSVELKHSRLDLLRRHANFRFERLDLADAQGLAELCRREGFERVIHLAAQAGVRYSLEKPGVYADSNLVGFVNILEACRQNAVGHLVYASSSSVYGMNTPMPFTTDAPVDQPVSLYAATKRANELMAHTYAHLYRLPVTGLRFFTVYGPWGRPDMALFKFTRAILDGKPIDIYNNGEMSRDFTYVDDVVEGLCRIQALPPQVGEQGEAPAALYNIGRGEPVRLLDMVECVERALGRKAIRNYLPLQPGDVLQTWADVDALAQRTGFRPATPLQVGIERFVQWYRDYYEDGAARSPA, encoded by the coding sequence ATGAAATTCCTCGTTACCGGCGCTGCCGGCTTTATCGGTTATCACACCGCCGATCGCCTGTGCCGCGAAGGCCACGACGTGGTCGGCCTGGACAACCTGAACGACTACTACAGCGTCGAACTCAAGCATTCCCGCCTCGACCTGCTGCGTCGTCACGCCAATTTCCGCTTCGAGCGCCTCGACCTCGCCGACGCCCAGGGCCTGGCCGAACTGTGCCGCCGCGAAGGCTTCGAGCGAGTGATCCACCTGGCTGCGCAGGCCGGCGTGCGCTATTCGCTGGAAAAGCCGGGGGTCTACGCCGACTCCAACCTGGTCGGCTTCGTCAACATTCTCGAAGCCTGCCGGCAGAACGCCGTCGGGCACCTGGTCTACGCCTCGAGCAGTTCGGTGTACGGCATGAATACGCCGATGCCGTTCACCACCGATGCGCCCGTGGACCAGCCGGTGTCGCTGTATGCCGCGACCAAACGGGCCAACGAGCTGATGGCGCATACCTATGCGCACCTCTACCGCCTGCCGGTGACCGGGCTGCGCTTCTTCACCGTGTACGGTCCCTGGGGCCGTCCGGACATGGCGCTGTTCAAGTTCACCCGCGCGATCCTCGATGGAAAGCCAATCGATATCTACAACAACGGCGAGATGTCCCGCGACTTCACCTACGTCGATGACGTGGTCGAAGGCCTGTGCCGTATCCAGGCGCTGCCGCCGCAGGTCGGCGAGCAGGGCGAGGCCCCGGCGGCGCTCTACAACATCGGCCGTGGCGAGCCGGTCCGCCTGCTCGACATGGTCGAGTGCGTGGAACGGGCGCTGGGGCGCAAGGCGATCCGCAACTACCTGCCGCTGCAACCGGGCGACGTCCTGCAGACCTGGGCCGATGTAGATGCCCTGGCGCAGCGCACCGGTTTCCGCCCCGCCACGCCGCTGCAAGTCGGTATCGAGCGCTTCGTGCAGTGGTATCGCGACTATTACGAGGACGGCGCCGCACGCTCCCCAGCCTGA
- the glmS gene encoding glutamine--fructose-6-phosphate transaminase (isomerizing) has translation MCGIVGAIAERNVTPILVEGLKRLEYRGYDSAGLALIDVAGRLERRRRVGKVASLEQALAEQPLSGALGIAHTRWATHGVPSEANAHPHFSHDRVAVVHNGIIENHEELREFLKGEGYVFTSQTDTEVIVHLLHLRLRELGDLTLALKAAVQELHGAYGLAAICLDQPDRILAARSGSPLVVGLGLGENFLASDQLALRQVTDRFIYLEEGDIVELRRDSVQMWDVAGNPVQREVVRYHDGAEAADKGAYRHFMLKEIHEQPSVVQRTLEGRLGAQRVLVENFGPDAAALFAKVRNVQIVACGTSYHAGLVARYWIEELTGIPCQVEVASEFRYRKVAVQPDALFVTISQSGETADTLAALRSAKQMGFLSSLAICNVATSSLVRESDMTLLTLAGPEIGVASTKAFTTQLVALLLLTLAIGQVQERLEAGIEAELVEALRRLPTRLEEALAMDKVVEKVSELFAEKNHTLFLGRGTQYPVAMEGALKLKEISYIHAEAYPAGELKHGPLALVDADMPVVTVAPNNELLEKLKSNLQEVRARGGELIVFAEANSGLGNGPGTRVVSMPSIHDCLAPILYTVPLQLLSYHVAVLKGTDVDQPRNLAKSVTVE, from the coding sequence ATGTGTGGAATCGTCGGCGCCATCGCTGAACGTAACGTCACTCCCATCCTCGTCGAAGGCCTCAAGCGCCTCGAATACCGCGGCTACGACAGCGCCGGCCTGGCGCTGATCGATGTTGCCGGCAGGCTCGAACGCCGCCGCCGCGTGGGCAAGGTCGCCAGCCTGGAACAGGCACTTGCCGAGCAGCCGCTCAGCGGCGCGCTGGGCATCGCCCACACCCGCTGGGCCACCCACGGCGTGCCGAGCGAGGCCAACGCCCACCCGCACTTCTCCCACGACCGCGTGGCGGTGGTGCACAACGGCATCATCGAGAACCACGAGGAGCTGCGTGAATTCCTCAAGGGCGAAGGCTACGTCTTCACCTCGCAGACCGACACCGAGGTCATCGTCCACCTGCTGCACCTGCGCCTGCGCGAGCTGGGCGACCTGACCCTGGCACTGAAGGCCGCAGTGCAGGAACTGCACGGTGCCTACGGCCTGGCGGCGATCTGCCTGGACCAGCCGGACCGCATCCTCGCCGCGCGCAGCGGCAGCCCGCTGGTGGTTGGCCTGGGCCTGGGCGAGAACTTCCTCGCTTCCGACCAGTTGGCCCTGCGCCAGGTCACCGACCGCTTCATCTACCTGGAAGAGGGCGACATCGTCGAACTGCGCCGCGACAGCGTGCAGATGTGGGATGTCGCCGGTAACCCGGTGCAGCGCGAAGTGGTGCGCTACCACGACGGCGCCGAGGCTGCCGACAAGGGCGCCTACCGCCACTTCATGCTCAAGGAGATCCACGAGCAGCCGTCCGTGGTGCAGCGCACCCTGGAAGGTCGCCTGGGCGCCCAGCGCGTGCTGGTGGAGAACTTCGGCCCGGACGCCGCGGCGCTGTTCGCCAAGGTGCGCAACGTGCAGATCGTCGCCTGCGGCACCAGCTACCACGCGGGCCTGGTGGCGCGTTACTGGATCGAGGAGCTGACCGGCATTCCCTGCCAGGTCGAAGTGGCCAGCGAGTTCCGCTACCGCAAGGTGGCCGTGCAGCCTGACGCACTCTTCGTCACCATTTCCCAGTCCGGCGAGACCGCCGACACCCTGGCCGCGCTGCGCAGCGCCAAGCAGATGGGCTTCCTCTCCAGCCTGGCGATCTGCAACGTCGCCACCAGCTCGCTGGTGCGCGAGTCGGACATGACCCTGCTGACCCTGGCCGGCCCGGAGATCGGCGTGGCCTCGACCAAGGCATTCACCACCCAGCTGGTTGCCCTGCTGCTGCTGACCCTGGCCATCGGCCAGGTGCAGGAGCGCCTGGAAGCGGGCATCGAGGCCGAGCTGGTTGAGGCCCTGCGCCGCCTGCCGACGCGCCTGGAAGAAGCCCTGGCGATGGACAAGGTGGTGGAGAAGGTCAGCGAGCTGTTCGCCGAGAAGAACCACACCCTGTTCCTCGGCCGCGGCACCCAGTACCCGGTGGCGATGGAAGGTGCGCTCAAGCTCAAGGAGATCTCCTACATCCACGCCGAGGCCTACCCCGCCGGCGAGCTCAAGCACGGTCCGCTGGCCCTGGTCGACGCCGACATGCCGGTGGTCACGGTAGCGCCGAACAACGAGCTGCTGGAGAAGCTCAAGTCCAACCTGCAGGAAGTGCGGGCCCGCGGCGGCGAGCTGATCGTCTTCGCAGAGGCAAACAGCGGCCTGGGCAACGGCCCGGGGACGCGTGTCGTGAGCATGCCGTCGATCCACGACTGCCTGGCGCCGATCCTCTACACGGTGCCGCTGCAGCTGCTGTCGTACCACGTCGCCGTGCTCAAGGGCACCGACGTCGACCAGCCGCGCAACCTGGCCAAGTCGGTCACCGTGGAGTGA
- a CDS encoding ArnT family glycosyltransferase, whose translation MAGTGDSQRPLSRLAGAESGPGSLWSRLQRNPWLLLLLAALLLGAGLGLRVPSNVDEERFLGVALEMLQTGNWLVPHRAGEIYGDKPPLFMWLVGSLVRLGVKPTLALFLPAFFAGIVGTACLYDIARRLWNRRVGLIAGLLFLATYQTHAVLRDGGIDGLLFLWISLALYGLLRHLLLGPAWRWYYLACAAMGLGIISKGVGFLPALLLIPYAFAVRRGWSGVVRMPGQAGRWWLGLLVTLAAIAVWLAPMLIWASLDGGADGRAYLNDILLQQTAKRYANAWQHQEPFWYFFVKVIPQYWLPLLLTLPWMVPAWRRELGKHKGRFLVLLGWVALVLLFFTLSSGKRKLYIFPALPGLVLAIAPLMPWLLRRWFAGRPRARKIFVGVAVVWFVAWFARGFIEPLRDGGNDRQQLMAEVARESQGAELVLTNWREGHWLYAQQPIVHFGLDTPSQAEKAAMWLRQHPQAVAMVRADDIDRCFRRELAKPVEGHHEEDWFLVREDADNGQCHDDSQYSIHEFAWKKPLS comes from the coding sequence ATGGCCGGCACCGGCGATTCGCAACGTCCGCTGAGCCGGCTTGCGGGGGCCGAGAGCGGCCCTGGCTCGCTGTGGTCCCGCCTGCAACGCAACCCCTGGCTGCTCCTGCTGCTCGCCGCGCTCCTGCTGGGCGCCGGCCTGGGCTTGCGGGTGCCGAGCAACGTCGACGAGGAGCGTTTCCTCGGCGTCGCCCTGGAGATGCTGCAGACCGGCAACTGGCTGGTGCCGCACCGCGCCGGTGAAATCTACGGCGACAAGCCGCCGCTGTTCATGTGGCTGGTGGGCTCGCTCGTGCGCCTGGGCGTGAAGCCGACCCTGGCGTTGTTCCTCCCGGCGTTCTTCGCCGGCATCGTCGGCACCGCCTGTCTCTACGACATCGCCCGGCGCCTGTGGAACCGCCGCGTCGGCCTGATCGCCGGGCTGCTGTTCCTGGCCACCTATCAGACCCACGCGGTGCTGCGCGACGGCGGCATCGACGGCCTGTTGTTCCTGTGGATATCCCTGGCGCTCTACGGCCTGCTCCGCCACCTGCTGCTCGGCCCCGCCTGGCGCTGGTACTACCTGGCGTGCGCGGCCATGGGCCTGGGCATCATCAGCAAGGGCGTGGGCTTCCTCCCGGCCCTGCTGCTCATCCCCTATGCATTTGCGGTGCGGCGTGGCTGGTCCGGCGTCGTGCGCATGCCTGGCCAGGCCGGCCGCTGGTGGCTGGGCCTGCTGGTGACGCTGGCCGCCATCGCAGTCTGGCTGGCGCCGATGCTTATCTGGGCGTCACTCGACGGCGGCGCCGACGGTCGTGCCTACCTGAACGACATCCTCCTGCAGCAGACCGCCAAGCGATATGCCAATGCGTGGCAGCACCAGGAGCCGTTCTGGTACTTCTTCGTGAAGGTCATCCCGCAGTACTGGTTGCCGCTGCTGCTGACGCTGCCCTGGATGGTGCCGGCCTGGCGCCGCGAACTCGGCAAGCACAAGGGGCGCTTCCTCGTCCTGTTGGGCTGGGTGGCGCTGGTGCTGCTGTTCTTCACCCTCAGTTCGGGCAAGCGCAAGCTGTACATCTTCCCGGCGCTGCCCGGTCTGGTGCTGGCCATCGCGCCGCTGATGCCCTGGTTGCTGCGCCGCTGGTTCGCCGGCCGCCCGCGGGCGCGGAAGATCTTCGTCGGCGTGGCGGTGGTCTGGTTCGTCGCCTGGTTCGCCCGTGGCTTCATCGAGCCGCTGCGCGACGGCGGTAACGATCGTCAGCAGCTGATGGCCGAGGTGGCCCGCGAGTCGCAGGGTGCCGAACTGGTCCTGACCAACTGGCGCGAAGGTCACTGGCTCTACGCCCAGCAGCCGATCGTGCATTTCGGCCTGGATACGCCGAGCCAGGCGGAAAAGGCGGCGATGTGGCTGCGCCAGCATCCCCAGGCCGTGGCCATGGTGCGTGCCGATGACATCGACCGCTGCTTC
- a CDS encoding GGDEF domain-containing protein yields MSRDDTQRWKEKYLANIEQQERLEQRWEARVDLMRRGLVRSSLAAEGSDKAVDQCMQELRELLRRKDIDSGLARLIPRLEKTVLDSEQRRQQRVKQNVAALTQLAQQLMSLEELPRDVRLPLKLFARDLEARASQSREIPVLLGELGNLQRRVLDQLAANTDGPRPGLLQRLFGARDEEEEAGAAPAALEASAEEPAPAAAPEVRAVQATPAAPELEHPAAAAPAPSSVLDALPLPSELIPSTSRPVVLDGEGEQRYALPPMPEPGYSAVAPHIEASLLHLLDQLQLPSSHKPQALALRGRIEGSLNWYELVPVLDDLAVLVLALNDSGQQAFEGYLHQLNERLSTFLDSLGAVRQGQDEGSASARELDAELRHQVSGLQDSVQQATDLDSLKRSVEERLEGLLGSIERHRQEREIREREAGERLQALVARVASMEEEAQTFQASIEDQRQKALTDPLTGLPNRAALSERMELEVARVQRFGGDLLLAMLDVDHFKRINDDFGHLAGDKVLKIIAGELAKRLRKTDFIARFGGEEFVVLLPSTSLDGGRQLLESLRGAVEKIPFHFKGEPLSITCSIGVTAFQGGERNDAAFERADQALYRAKRSGRNRLELG; encoded by the coding sequence ATGAGCCGCGACGATACACAGCGCTGGAAAGAGAAATACCTCGCCAACATCGAGCAGCAGGAACGCCTGGAACAGCGCTGGGAGGCACGCGTCGACCTCATGCGCCGTGGCCTGGTGCGCAGCAGCCTGGCGGCCGAAGGCAGCGACAAGGCGGTCGACCAGTGCATGCAGGAACTGCGTGAACTGCTGCGCCGCAAGGACATCGACTCGGGCCTCGCGCGGCTGATCCCGCGCCTGGAAAAGACCGTACTGGACTCCGAACAGCGCCGACAGCAGCGGGTCAAGCAGAACGTCGCCGCGCTGACCCAGCTGGCCCAGCAGTTGATGAGCCTGGAAGAGCTGCCGCGCGACGTGCGCCTGCCGTTGAAACTCTTCGCCCGCGACCTCGAGGCCCGCGCCAGCCAGTCGCGCGAGATACCGGTGCTGCTGGGCGAACTGGGCAACCTGCAACGGCGGGTGCTCGATCAACTGGCCGCGAATACCGACGGGCCACGTCCGGGCTTGCTGCAGCGTCTTTTTGGCGCTCGTGATGAAGAAGAGGAAGCCGGTGCAGCTCCAGCCGCCTTAGAGGCGTCTGCCGAGGAGCCCGCGCCCGCAGCAGCGCCAGAAGTGCGTGCGGTACAAGCCACGCCTGCTGCGCCGGAGCTTGAGCACCCTGCGGCAGCCGCGCCGGCGCCGTCTTCCGTGCTGGATGCTCTGCCGCTGCCCTCCGAGCTGATTCCGAGCACCTCGCGTCCGGTGGTGTTGGATGGCGAAGGCGAGCAGCGCTACGCCCTGCCGCCAATGCCCGAACCTGGCTACAGCGCGGTGGCGCCGCATATCGAGGCCAGCCTGCTGCACCTGCTCGACCAACTGCAGCTGCCGAGTTCGCATAAGCCCCAGGCGCTGGCCCTGCGCGGGCGCATCGAGGGCAGCCTGAACTGGTATGAGCTGGTTCCGGTGCTGGACGACCTGGCGGTGCTGGTGCTGGCACTGAACGACAGCGGTCAGCAGGCCTTCGAAGGTTATCTGCATCAGCTCAACGAGCGCCTGAGCACCTTCCTCGATAGCCTGGGCGCAGTGCGCCAGGGGCAGGACGAAGGTTCCGCCAGCGCCCGCGAGCTCGACGCCGAATTGCGTCACCAGGTCAGCGGGCTGCAGGACAGCGTGCAGCAGGCTACCGACCTGGACTCCCTGAAACGCTCGGTGGAAGAGCGCCTGGAAGGCCTGCTCGGCAGCATCGAGCGGCACCGCCAGGAGCGCGAGATACGCGAGCGTGAGGCCGGCGAACGCCTGCAGGCGCTGGTCGCGCGTGTCGCCTCGATGGAAGAGGAAGCGCAGACCTTCCAGGCGAGCATCGAGGATCAGCGGCAGAAGGCCCTGACCGACCCGCTCACCGGCTTGCCCAACCGTGCCGCGCTCAGCGAGCGCATGGAGCTGGAGGTGGCGCGGGTCCAGCGTTTCGGTGGCGATCTGTTGCTGGCGATGCTCGACGTCGACCACTTCAAGCGCATCAACGACGACTTCGGGCACCTGGCCGGCGACAAGGTCCTGAAGATCATTGCCGGCGAGCTGGCCAAGCGCCTGCGCAAGACCGACTTCATCGCCCGCTTTGGCGGCGAGGAGTTCGTCGTGCTGCTGCCGTCCACGTCGCTCGACGGCGGGCGCCAACTGCTCGAATCGCTGCGCGGCGCGGTGGAGAAGATCCCCTTCCACTTCAAGGGCGAACCCCTGAGCATCACCTGCTCGATCGGCGTGACAGCCTTCCAGGGCGGCGAGCGCAACGACGCCGCTTTCGAGCGCGCCGACCAGGCCCTGTACCGTGCCAAGCGCAGCGGGCGCAATCGCCTGGAACTGGGCTGA
- a CDS encoding glycosyltransferase family 2 protein, which translates to MSNPYVSVLIPAKNEAENLPTLLNEVRQALSGEDFEVLVVDDGSTDNTRAVLQDMQRDGYTQLRVLSHTRSLGQSTSVFHAAEAARGQWLATLDGDGQNDPADIPGMLAIVRAPDCPADLKLIAGHRVNRKDTASKRWASRFANRLRGKLLNDHTPDTGCGLKVIEREAFLRLPYFDHMHRFIPALIQRHKGSMRVHPVNHRPRSAGVSKYGNLDRALVGILDLFGVWWLIRRTRLDVTARELER; encoded by the coding sequence ATGTCCAACCCCTACGTATCGGTGCTCATCCCGGCCAAGAACGAGGCCGAGAACCTCCCCACGCTGCTCAACGAAGTGCGCCAGGCGCTGAGCGGCGAGGACTTCGAAGTGCTCGTGGTCGACGACGGCAGTACCGACAACACCCGCGCCGTGCTGCAGGACATGCAGCGCGACGGCTACACGCAACTGCGCGTGCTGAGCCACACGCGTTCGCTCGGGCAGAGCACCTCGGTCTTCCACGCTGCCGAAGCGGCGCGCGGCCAGTGGCTGGCGACCCTCGACGGCGACGGCCAGAACGACCCGGCGGACATCCCCGGCATGCTCGCCATCGTCCGCGCCCCCGATTGCCCGGCCGACCTCAAGCTGATCGCCGGCCACCGCGTGAATCGCAAGGACACGGCCAGCAAGCGCTGGGCCTCGCGCTTCGCCAACCGCCTGCGCGGCAAGCTGCTCAACGACCACACCCCGGACACCGGCTGCGGTCTCAAGGTGATCGAGCGCGAAGCCTTCCTGCGCCTGCCGTATTTCGACCACATGCACCGCTTCATCCCCGCGCTGATCCAGCGCCACAAGGGCAGCATGCGCGTGCACCCGGTCAACCACCGTCCGCGCAGCGCCGGGGTTTCCAAGTACGGCAACCTGGACCGCGCGCTCGTCGGCATCCTCGACCTGTTCGGTGTCTGGTGGCTGATCCGCCGTACCCGCCTGGACGTGACCGCCCGCGAACTGGAGCGCTGA